The segment TcatcgtcgccctcgtccatctccattTCATGCTCAGACAAATCCGAGTTCATGGGGGCAAACCAGAAGTGAGAGCAGAAAAACCTCGAACAGCTTCACAAATATGGGAGGAAGGACAAATTGGAGCTCTGCAAGTTCAATTGTATCGTATAGGATGCTCTCGTCAAGCACGGATAGCTTCAAGTGTGGTGGGAACAGGTTCCCAGCTCCAGTCGAGCCGACATTTCTCCGTCTCGTCGTCGCGTTCCTGCACCTGCAGACCAGCAAAATTCAATGGCCATCTCTAGTTGCGCCAGGCCCCACCCTTCGTCCTAAAGTCAAGGTCCCCATCCAAGCAACTTCGCAAAAAGTCAGCTTCCGATGTGAGACGCGCTTCGCCGTTGACCACACCTCTCAGCGATTTTCAATGTCTCTTGCACGGTCAGCCAGTGTGCCGGGTGGTCTCACGATCAATACGGGCGCCGCCAATTCCTTGTAAGCCTCCCGCGTCCTCGAACCCTCGGAGCCTTGGCCCCTTTGCCTGTTCCTATGCCGTCTTCCTTTCTTTGTGGAAAGATCTTTCTTGTCCTACGCTTGGCAATAGTGTCTGCAGGGTTTGTTGAAGTTTGCCATTGCTGACAAGGGTTCCTCTAGAGGCACATCAACAATCCAGCCATCCGCGCCTACTGGGTTGTTTGGGTCCGGAAGCACGTCTGCTAACCCAGCAACTTCGACGACCGGCGGAATGGCGACCACTGGAAGTATATTTGGAGGCGCACAGCAAAAGGCAGGGACTGGCTTGTTTggttcctcgacgacggccgctCAACAGCCTAGCACTACCGGAGGATTGTTTGGAGGTGCGGCAAGCAATCAACAGACTCAACAGGCCACCATGACTGGCGGTGGTGGACTATTTGGCAGCACGGCGACAGGCCAGCAACAGTCTCAGCCAGCCAGCGGAGGCCTTTTCGGCAGTAATCCTACTGTGacgcaacaacagcaacaaccgCAACAGGCAGGTGGCGGCCTTTTTGGCTCTGGAACAGCCAACACTCAGTCTACTACCACCGGAGGTGGCCTCTTCCAACAGTCACAGGCAAACCCGTCAGGGGGTCTATTGTAAGTAATATCATAACGCTGTTGGTGAGTTATCATGCTTACCAGAATTGTTTCGAAAACGCGTAGCGGCCAATCACAGCCCCAGCAAACTCAAGCAACAAGTCAAGTACCAGCAGTTCAAATCAACTATGATAATCTTCGGCCTCGGACAAGATTTGATGATCTTGCCAAACCTGTTCAAGACGAAATAGCTCTCATAGACAAAGGAATCCAGCGTGTAATCAAGATGAAGGATGAGATTGGAGAGTTCATGCCGCAACACGAGAAGGATATTGAACAACTAGGGCGAGATGTCAAGTTTGTGGAAACAAAGTTCAAGACGGTTCAAGTTGCTCTCAACCAGGACATCCAAACTGTCAAAGTGTTGCAAGACATGACAAAGAAGAGCATAACAGACGCTCAACTCTCATTTAAGGCGACCGACAACCTCAAGCTACCCACGCATTATCATCAGACTGGCCTTTTTGCTGGACCGACGTCGTCCGCAGACTCCAATGGAACCGACGCCGCCTCCGCGCATGCCAACGCGCAGGATCTTATCACGTATTTCAATCGGATTTGCGATGATGTGGAAAAATACAAGAAGAGGCTGGATGAATATCGAGGTGAAATCGAACGGGACATGCCCGGCGTGGAGAATGGGCTCTACGAGCAAATTCGGAGTCTACGGGACCGCAACGCTGCTGTTGGTGGTGCCGTCCAAGATCAGCTTGGACAGGTGCTGTCGGCACTGCGGGAGACGGGAAATGCAATTGTTGCACAGGCAGGGCAGATTGCTGATACCCGCGAGAGGCTTTCAAGATTACAGGCGGGCATACTCGACAGTGGTGTTTATGCCATAGGAATGGCCGGATGATGCTTGAAGGTATGATCAAGGCTACGGAGATAAATACGGACAGGAGAATAAACTACTCGGCGCGGCGTTGTGCGTGGTGTTATGCTGCCGGCAACTATTCTGGTGGGACAAGATGGCGACTACCAGCGCCTAGGAGGCTTATTTCAACGATGGCGTTCTACGGCCGGCATATACTGCATATACGCGAGTAGACCAGTCATGCATCTGGGACATTGTGTAAGTTTTGTGTTGTATTATGTTGTATTATGTTGTATCATGCAAAACGGGAGAGGGGACCGCACAGCATTTGGAAGGCACTCGACAATCTGTTAGCATTCCAAAGGCTATCTATCCCAGATCGGGAGACGAAGATTTTTGGACATGCCGGATCCATATATGGATAATGTCGTTTCAAAGAAGTAACGAATGGAGCCAGCCTGGCCCTCGCCACGTGGAAAAATTAAACAATATACTAATCACTATTCCTAAATTGCGCCGTGATCCTGATGTATGAAGTGTGAAAATGGGTATCCGTCCACCGATAGAAAGCACTGGGAGGCGGAGAAGACGTAGTGCCAATCTTCTCTCGCCTTTTTAAGAACGCCAAAGTAAAAACCACGAGAATCGTAGCATGCTAGTATGTCCCCTCACCGTCGTCTCCTTCACCATAATCATCGCCCATCTCATCGCCGTTGTCAAAATAATGCTCGGCATCATAGTCACcggcatcttcatcatcgtacacttcatcctcatcatcttcttccagcccttcgtcgtcttccgcGTCTATCCCCTCGTCGCCTTCGTCCTCACGCATGGCGTCGAGTTTCTCCAGGATATTCTTGCCGGTGCCGCGCACAGCCTctgcttcctcgtcgacggcgccatcTAATGATGGCATTCCAAAGGCCTCTTCGGCGTTGGGCAAGGCGCTGACTTTGCTGAGTTCTAGTCTACGCTTTTTGCgcacgccgacgccgtcttcGGGCTCGACGGTGTCTAGCAGCTCTGCGGGAAACATTTCGCGGCACACGGGGCGGGCAGCCCAGTCGGGCAGGGCTCGCTCTTCGCGAACAAATTTCTGGGAGTACGTCGGCATCGCAGTGAAGGGGTCAACCGAGGCCTTGTTTTTCACGCCGTACCGAGCGTTCATCTGTGCTTGGCCGTACATCTTTCTTGGCGTGGTCGGGTCGTGGAGGGATGTCCGCTTGGAGGTATAGAGAGGCGATGAGTGTATCTGGTGTCGCAAAAGCAGGAAGTGCTGGACTGCGCTGGCTTCGGCACTGGCTAAGTCTCGTGGCGCTGGGACAGTGTAGGGCTAGAGTATCAAAAGGTTGGTTCGCGACATGATCTTGATTGCTCAGCGTATTTGTATAAGGGAGCATACCGGAAACAGTTCTGATGGTCTCGCGTCAGGCTCATCGCCAGTATCCCAAGGCACGTTTGGACGTCCTCCGCCTCTCGCCCCTCCTCGGCCACCGCGCCCGCCACCTCGCCCGCCTCTTGACATTATAGTAGCAACAACAAGGGCGCGTTATTTTCTGCGGCGATGAAGCAGTAGGTAGCGGTGATGCGAAAATTATCGAATAGCAAGACTGCTTGTTTTCATGTTCTTGGAGGGGGGAAATAAACGGTCCGTTACAGTTAAGCTTGACATGGCAACccaaagaaggagaaaaaaaaaagcttggAGTCGCATGCAGTAGACTAGACTGGTGGAGGCGGAATTGGGTCCGACGTCGTGTGCCCCGCCCGCCCAGAGTCAACattatctctttagctgtCCACTGGCTTGCGgagactcctctgccatacaattttcttagataagcgagtctccacaAGCCGGTaggcagctaaagagatagaTTCTGTATTCTCTCACCACTTCAAATGTCACGCCTGAGTTCCAGCTTGTGTGTTTGGCTCCTTCATCCAGGTCAAACCAGTGGCTTTCAGATTTCTAAGCTTATTTTCTAAGGGTAGTAGTTTCGCAACTTCCATATTACTAAGAAACTTCGCACATCTGCACCGTCCACCACTTTTCGTTCCGAACCGTGTCCGACACAGATGAGCGCAAGAACAGTGCCAGAGTACAGTATGGACAACATCCCAATATCGGGCCTACAAGAGTTGCAGACTCATCTACAGCTGTTACTTGGTGACCCTTCTCTGCCATTCAACGTGAAGCTTTTAGACGATGTCGAGCTTCAGCTCACCGGTATGTCTtgatgccgccatggctcgtGAATGGAGGAGCATGAGGCCAACCATGACTGTCTCCTTCTGCTGACTATCTGAATATTAGAGGACAATATCCCCCCCCTCCTACCAGTCTTGCTGCCTCCCCTGACAGAAATTCTGAAGTCCACGACGCAAGACCCAACACCGTTACTGTCCCTGACAATCAAGCTACTGTCGCCACTATCATTCACTCGGACTCTTACCATTGCCGATCCGCCATCACTACTCACAGCTTTGAGCTCGCCACTGCCAGGGGCTAATTTGCTTGCACTGGCTATTATCCAAAAAGCTGCAAAGTCGCCCTCAGATGCATCTATACTGAGTACGTTGCCTGAGGTTGTCGAAATGCTTGTCAAGTCCTGGCTAGCCAGCACAGATGTAGGGGTCGGTGAGCGTGCAGCTAGAGTGCTCGGTGACCTGCTGGAGACAGACTGCGAGGCTGTTGACAATAATACACATATTGGCGATTCCAGGGCCCAAATTAACGGAGATGAAGTCATCAAGCGCCGTGTtccaggccatggcagatTATGGCGCCTAATCCTGTTGAGCCGACCCAACCTAACCCTTATACAACAACTTTGCT is part of the Metarhizium brunneum chromosome 4, complete sequence genome and harbors:
- the NUP49 gene encoding Nucleoporin NUP49, producing MSLARSASVPGGLTINTGAANSLGTSTIQPSAPTGLFGSGSTSANPATSTTGGMATTGSIFGGAQQKAGTGLFGSSTTAAQQPSTTGGLFGGAASNQQTQQATMTGGGGLFGSTATGQQQSQPASGGLFGSNPTVTQQQQQPQQAGGGLFGSGTANTQSTTTGGGLFQQSQANPSGGLFGQSQPQQTQATSQVPAVQINYDNLRPRTRFDDLAKPVQDEIALIDKGIQRVIKMKDEIGEFMPQHEKDIEQLGRDVKFVETKFKTVQVALNQDIQTVKVLQDMTKKSITDAQLSFKATDNLKLPTHYHQTGLFAGPTSSADSNGTDAASAHANAQDLITYFNRICDDVEKYKKRLDEYRGEIERDMPGVENGLYEQIRSLRDRNAAVGGAVQDQLGQVLSALRETGNAIVAQAGQIADTRERLSRLQAGILDSGVYAIGMAG